The Monodelphis domestica isolate mMonDom1 chromosome 7, mMonDom1.pri, whole genome shotgun sequence genome window below encodes:
- the GRHPR gene encoding glyoxylate reductase/hydroxypyruvate reductase isoform X2, producing MRLTARLMKVFITRRIPPEGQALLDQAKICKVQQWNTDEPIPREDLLKGISGARGLLCLLSDKIDKKVLDAAGSNLKVISTLSVGVDHLDLVEIKKRGIRVGYTPDVLTDATAELAVALLLTTCRRLPEAIGEVKNGGWTSWKPLWLCGYGLTNSTVGIIGLGRIGQAIARRLKPFGVQRFLYTGRQPKPEEAAEFQAEFVPIHQLAAESDFVVVTCALTSETKGLCNKDFFQKMKNTAVFINISRGDVVNQEDLYQALLNNQIGAAGLDVTTPEPLPTSHPLLSLKNCVILPHVGSATHGTRNTMSVIAANNLLAGLKDEPMPSEFKL from the exons ATGAGACTGACTGCGAGACTGATGAAGGTGTTTATTACCCGGAGGATCCCCCCTGAGGGGCAGGCCCTGCTGGACCAGGCCAAAAT TTGTAAAGTGCAGCAGTGGAACACAGATGAGCCTATACCGAGAGAGGATTTGTTGAAAGGCATTTCCGGAGCACGTGGTCTGCTTTGCCTTTTGAGtgataaaatagacaaaaaagtCCTGGATGCTGCAG GATCCAACCTTAAAGTAATCAGCACACTGTCCGTGGGAGTTGACCATCTTGATCTGGTTGAAATTAAAAAGCG GGGGATCCGTGTGGGCTACACACCAGACGTCCTGACTGATGCCACAGCAGAGCTTGCAGTCGCCTTACTCCTCACCACCTGTCGGCGGCTGCCCGAGGCCATAGGGGAGGTGAAAAA TGGTGGTTGGACTTCATGGAAGCCACTCTGGCTGTGTGGCTACGGGCTCACGAACAGCACAGTTGGAATTATTGGGCTGGGAAGGATAG gCCAAGCTATTGCCCGTCGTCTAAAACCATTTGGTGTCCAGAGATTTTTATATACTGGACGTCAACCCAAGCCTGAAGAGGCCGCTGAATTCCAGGCAGAGTTTG TGCCAATTCATCAGCTGGCAGCCGAATCAGACTTTGTTGTGGTGACTTGTGCTTTAACCTCTGAAACCAAGGGACTCTGCAACAAGGACTTCTTCCAGAAAATGAAAAACACAGCTGTGTTCATCAACATAAGCAG GGGAGATGTGGTGAACCAGGAAGACCTTTACCAGGCTTTGCTTAATAACCAGATTGGAGCTGCTGGGCTAGATGTCACAACCCCTGAACCACTGCCCACAAGCCATCCTCTCCTTTCACTGAAGAATTGTG TGATTCTACCACACGTGGGAAGTGCTACCCATGGAACCCGAAATACGATGTCAGTGATAGCAGCTAATAACTTATTGGCTGGCCTAAAGGACGAGCCAATGCCAAGTGAATTCAAACTATGA
- the GRHPR gene encoding glyoxylate reductase/hydroxypyruvate reductase isoform X1, whose protein sequence is MSGLEETLELIQASVFPLTDEEKSSDNLLSQGCCKVQQWNTDEPIPREDLLKGISGARGLLCLLSDKIDKKVLDAAGSNLKVISTLSVGVDHLDLVEIKKRGIRVGYTPDVLTDATAELAVALLLTTCRRLPEAIGEVKNGGWTSWKPLWLCGYGLTNSTVGIIGLGRIGQAIARRLKPFGVQRFLYTGRQPKPEEAAEFQAEFVPIHQLAAESDFVVVTCALTSETKGLCNKDFFQKMKNTAVFINISRGDVVNQEDLYQALLNNQIGAAGLDVTTPEPLPTSHPLLSLKNCVILPHVGSATHGTRNTMSVIAANNLLAGLKDEPMPSEFKL, encoded by the exons atgtcagggctggaagagaCCCTGGAACTCATCCAGGCCAGCGTCTTccctcttacagatgaggaaaagagttCAGATAACTTGCTGTCACAGGGCTG TTGTAAAGTGCAGCAGTGGAACACAGATGAGCCTATACCGAGAGAGGATTTGTTGAAAGGCATTTCCGGAGCACGTGGTCTGCTTTGCCTTTTGAGtgataaaatagacaaaaaagtCCTGGATGCTGCAG GATCCAACCTTAAAGTAATCAGCACACTGTCCGTGGGAGTTGACCATCTTGATCTGGTTGAAATTAAAAAGCG GGGGATCCGTGTGGGCTACACACCAGACGTCCTGACTGATGCCACAGCAGAGCTTGCAGTCGCCTTACTCCTCACCACCTGTCGGCGGCTGCCCGAGGCCATAGGGGAGGTGAAAAA TGGTGGTTGGACTTCATGGAAGCCACTCTGGCTGTGTGGCTACGGGCTCACGAACAGCACAGTTGGAATTATTGGGCTGGGAAGGATAG gCCAAGCTATTGCCCGTCGTCTAAAACCATTTGGTGTCCAGAGATTTTTATATACTGGACGTCAACCCAAGCCTGAAGAGGCCGCTGAATTCCAGGCAGAGTTTG TGCCAATTCATCAGCTGGCAGCCGAATCAGACTTTGTTGTGGTGACTTGTGCTTTAACCTCTGAAACCAAGGGACTCTGCAACAAGGACTTCTTCCAGAAAATGAAAAACACAGCTGTGTTCATCAACATAAGCAG GGGAGATGTGGTGAACCAGGAAGACCTTTACCAGGCTTTGCTTAATAACCAGATTGGAGCTGCTGGGCTAGATGTCACAACCCCTGAACCACTGCCCACAAGCCATCCTCTCCTTTCACTGAAGAATTGTG TGATTCTACCACACGTGGGAAGTGCTACCCATGGAACCCGAAATACGATGTCAGTGATAGCAGCTAATAACTTATTGGCTGGCCTAAAGGACGAGCCAATGCCAAGTGAATTCAAACTATGA